ATCGCCCGCCCAGGCAGAGGACATTGCTGTCGTTGTGCCGGCGGCTCATTTTGGCCGCATAGGGCTCGTTGGTGAGCGCAGCGCGGACGCCGGGGACACGGTTGGCGGTGATGCACATGCCGATGCCGCTGCCGCAGATGAGGATACCTCGGTCCGACGTTGCCTTGGCCACGCCTTCGGCCACCTGGAAGGCGTAAATGGGGTAATCCACGGAGGATTTCCCGTGGGTTCCCACGTCGACCACTTCGTGGCCGAGCCGGTGCAGGTGCTGCGCCACCTTTTCCTTCAGTTCAAAGCCCGCGTGATCGGCGCCGATCATGATCTTCATACGCGATTCCCTTCGTGAGCCGCCGGTCAAGAACCGGTCCATTTGCGGAAAGCCACGGCGCCGTTGGTGCCCCCGAAGCCGAACGAGTTGGACAGGGCCACACGGATGTCCGCCCTGCGGGCCGTGTTCGGCACGTAATCCAGGTCGCAGTCCGGGTCCGGCGTTTCATAATTGATGGTGGGCGGAATGACGCCGTGGCGCATCGCCAGCACCGTGTAAGCCGCTTCCACGCCGCCGGCGGCGCCGAGCATGTGCCCGGTCATGGACTTGGTGGAACTGACCGCAAGCTTGTAGGCATGGTCTCCGAATACGGTCTTGATCGCCTGGGTTTCGAATTTGTCGTTGAGGTCCGTGGACGTTCCGTGTGCATTGATGTAGTCCACTTCCCGGGGGCTGAGTCCTGCATCTTCCAGGGCCATTTTCATGCACCGAGCGGCGCCTTCGCCTTCGGGGGCGGGAGCCGCCATGTGGTAGGCGTCCCCGGAGCAGCCGAAGCCCACCACTTCCGCATAGATTTGAGCGTTGCGCTGCAGCGCCATCTGCAGTTCCTCCAGGATAAGGACGGCGGCGCCTTCACCGAGCACAAAGCCGTCCCGGTCCTTGTCGAAGGGTCGGGAGGCCTTTGAAGGCTCGTCGTTTCGGGTCGAAATCGCCCTCATGGCATTGAACCCGGCGACACAGAGGGGAGTTATGGTGGATTCCACGCCCCCCGTCACCATGATGTCGCAGACTCCGTCGCGGATCAGGTGAAAGGCATGGCCGAGCGCATGGGTTCCCGCCGCGCAGGCGGTCTGGATGGAAAGGTTCGGCCCCTTGGCCTTGTGATTGATGGAAATCAGCCCAGGAGCCATGTTTCCGATCAGCATGGGGATGAAGAAGGGACTGACCTTCTTGGGGCCCGATGCCAGGAGCGTCCGGTGGGTATCCTCGATGGTGGTCAGACCCCCCAGGCCGCAGCCCAATACCACGCCGGCACGGTCCTTCAGCTCTTCCGGGATTTCGAAGGCCGCATCGTCGAAGGCCAGCTTGGCGGCGGCTACGGCGTAGGTGAGAAAGATATCCATCTTTCGGATATCCTTCCGGGGGATGAAATCCTCGGGATTGAAGCCCTTGACTTCGGCGGCGATCCGGGTGCTGAAGCCCGAGGGGTCGAAGCGCGTAATAGGCCCGATTCCGGACGTTCCGTTCACCGCGTTCTTCCAATTTTCCTCGACCCCCACTCCCAGGGGAGTGACCAGTCCCAAGCCCGTCACCACCACTCGGCGTTTTTTTGTTCCGCCCATCAAACCTCTCCGCAAAACGTCAGGTTGGTCCGTATCCACCGGATCAGCCCATGTGCATCCCGCCGTTGA
This is a stretch of genomic DNA from Desulfoglaeba alkanexedens ALDC. It encodes these proteins:
- the rpiB gene encoding ribose 5-phosphate isomerase B, with the translated sequence MKIMIGADHAGFELKEKVAQHLHRLGHEVVDVGTHGKSSVDYPIYAFQVAEGVAKATSDRGILICGSGIGMCITANRVPGVRAALTNEPYAAKMSRRHNDSNVLCLGGRFIGEDLAMAIIDVWLTEPFEGDRHARRIAMIDTLTQNRNG
- the fabF gene encoding beta-ketoacyl-ACP synthase II: MGGTKKRRVVVTGLGLVTPLGVGVEENWKNAVNGTSGIGPITRFDPSGFSTRIAAEVKGFNPEDFIPRKDIRKMDIFLTYAVAAAKLAFDDAAFEIPEELKDRAGVVLGCGLGGLTTIEDTHRTLLASGPKKVSPFFIPMLIGNMAPGLISINHKAKGPNLSIQTACAAGTHALGHAFHLIRDGVCDIMVTGGVESTITPLCVAGFNAMRAISTRNDEPSKASRPFDKDRDGFVLGEGAAVLILEELQMALQRNAQIYAEVVGFGCSGDAYHMAAPAPEGEGAARCMKMALEDAGLSPREVDYINAHGTSTDLNDKFETQAIKTVFGDHAYKLAVSSTKSMTGHMLGAAGGVEAAYTVLAMRHGVIPPTINYETPDPDCDLDYVPNTARRADIRVALSNSFGFGGTNGAVAFRKWTGS